The window TCAAAGTAACATTACAGTCACATTTGAGTATTCCCCAATGGTTCAGTGTGGAATTGAACGGAATGTACAGTGCAGAGTTAGAAAAGTGATCAGTTCCAATTGCTGATTTATCTGATCTGAGCCATAGTGGCAATACATACAACTTAGCTGATGAATACTTGGCTGATGTCCTGTCGATGATTGGTATccagttttttttttgccttaCAGAAACAGCACAGTGCATACATTGGGTAAAGACATCTCAGACGTCTGTGTGAAGGGTGCTATAGGGCTATAGACTGAGTCCACTTCATAGGTTCACATTTGAAAATAAAGACATTTGAGTGAGATAATGATGAACCCTTATCTTACACTGTATATCAGGCTGACAGCTTCATTTAAGGGTCGGTAAAACTTGATTACATGCATGTAAAACTAAGCAGTTGATTAAATCTATAGATTTAATTATAAAGGCAAAAATGTGGCCACAGATTTAGATGAAATATCATAAATTACTCAGTTTTTGTTTACATGTATTGTGATGGAAGGATAATGTAAAAGGCAGCTTAAGCATTTCCATGGCATCCACCATGTTATTTGCATTTCATAATCTGCACCACCTTTTATTTACAGGAACTCCCATGTCACAGTGACATAATTTGACTATTCAGCTTATAACAGCTTGGCAATTAACCAACTTgtgcaattcaattcactgctatGAATACACATATTTTTAATATCAGTATGTCATTGCTGAATCCGATATGAATATTATCTGGGTTTCTTATTGATCACAGAGTTATTTTGACGTGTCTTGTCCTGCAACATTCCAGAAGCACACGTGGAGTCTTTACTTCACCAAAATATGCTCCTCGAGACTCCAGAGTTCTGCAGTACAGAGGCTGAGATGCTCTCTGTTTTGAGTGGAAGTTTTAAAAAAGTATTAATCATGTAAAATTAAAATATGTATGTACTTTCTGAATGACTTTTAAGAAATACAGACGAGAAAAAAGTTATATTGTGTCCAtatgaatatttttaaaaggcCTGCTGACAACAAATACAGTTCTGAATACTCATGAATGATTCCTCAGGGAAATAACAGAaaagaaataagagcaggagtacaCCATACTGCCTAtccagcctgttccatcatttgaTATTATCATTGCCGATCTTTGCCTTCAAGTCTATCTTTCCATCAGCTCTCTTGACGTCCTGAGAAGTGAAAAATCAATCTATCCCAGCCTTAAATATAATCAGTAAAGCAGCATTCAGAATGCCTTGAAGTAAGGTAGTGCGAAAATTCACAATCATTTCTGTGAAGAAGTGCCatctcaactcagtcctaaatgattgtCCCCTTATTCTGAGAATTGGCCCTCATATTCAAACTCCTAAGTTAGGAGAGACAAACTATCGATGTCAACTCTATCAAGTCCTCTCAGGATCTTGCATCTTTCGATTAGTTGCCAACTGATGATTTTAAACTCCACAGAATGTAGACCTAATTTATAGAGCCTCTCGTCATGTTTCAACCTAAGAGCTAGTCCAGGGAACCTTTGTTGAACTGATTGCCAAAAGCAAACAAAAGGTATCTGGTATACAATGTCAGTTTTGAATCTGTAACTTGTATTCTCAAGATTAGATGCAAAATGATTAGCAAGATGCACCAATTTATTCTATTAGCTGTAATCTAGTTAACGTAGAAATTGATTTGAAATATTAAAAACATATTCCTTTTGCCCAGACAAATGAAAAGAAGCTTCAAGATATTAACTTCAGAGCAATTTAAAATGGACTAAATTATTTTCTGTTAAAACTGCATCCTGCTGTTGGTGATATGTTTCGTTGATCTGTTGTGTTGCAATATGAAATCAATGTACTTTGCAGTTTAGTTTGTTCATTTGTTCAGGTAAACACATACAAAATAAGCAATTGTGATCAATGACTCATTACAAATTGCAATAAAATCATGTTTCATGTCATACCCTCGAGTCATTTCTATGTGTATTACTGATGATTTAATAGGCGCAGTTCCGAGTTCATCAAATCTGCTTTGTTTTTTACTCTGATCTTCTTTACTTATTATGCTGTCTGCACCAAATTGAATCATGGGGTTGGTTTCCTGTTCTGCTTCCTATAAGCAGTGGGTGAGAGTTGTTATGAATGGATGAATTACATAAAGGTGCAGCACTGCTATCCATTGTCAGATGCGCTGGAAGATTGAAGTCTGGATTTCCCCCACTATTACCAGTCATTAGACTGACCTAAATCAAATAGATTATATATGTTATGATCTCAGATTATGAGTGACCGAAAATAAAATTATAGTGAcacaaaggtaggtagagggatggatagtattgaggaagtgtggaggctgcagaaagattgaaCAGGCCAGGAGAGTAGGCAAAGAAGTGGAAAACAATGTGGGCAAGTATGAGTTTCTGAGAATAGagacatagactattttctaaagtgggaaaggcttcagaagtctgaagcacaaagggacatgGGACCTCTAGTTTAGGATTCTCTTAAGCTTAACATGTAGATTCTGTTGGcagtttggaaggcaaatgcaattttgGCAATAATTTCAAGTGAaccagaatacaagagcagacaTGCACTCCTGAGACTGTATAAagttctggtcagactgcatttggaatattgcgagcagtTTTAgcccccatatctaaggaaagatgtgctggtcttcgagaaggtttacaagaatgattccggggatgaagggcttatcatatgaggaccagttgaggattctgggtctgtacttgatggagttcagaatgCTGAGGGAGGATCTCTTTGAAACTAACAGAatgctgagaggcctggatacaaTGTATGTGGAGAAAATGTCTCCACTAGTAGGGCAGActgggacctgagggcacagcctcagagtgaaggtatGACCCATTAGAACTgagacaaggaggaatttctttagccagaggatggttaatctatggaactcattgctgcagagggctgtggaggccaattgAGTGTATCGCTTTACTAACCAAGAAACTGAGTGTTAGAAGAAAAGACTTGGAAATTAGAATTGTGAACGATATTAGCCATGAACAAATGGGAGAGCAGAGTTGAAGAacctaattttgctcctatatcttCTGGACTTATGTTCTTATGGACCTATCCTCAGCCACATTGTGGGTGAGTTCACCTCACTCCGATTCTGTGAATACTGAAAATCAGACATCGAACTTACTGCCCCAGTGAGAAAACAGCCCTGCATATTATTTGGCACTGATATTTAAAATTTACCCAatatgtgggcggcacagtggcacagtggttagcactgctgcctcacagcgccagagacccgggttcaattcccgcctcaggcgactgactgtgtggagtttgcacattctctccgtgtctgcgtgggtttcctccgggtgctccggtttcctcccacagtccaaaaatgtacaggtcaggtgaattggccatgctaaattgcctatagtgttaggtgaaggggtaaatgtaggggaatgggtccgggtggtttgcgggttggtgtggacttgttgggccgaaaggcctgtttccacactgtaactaatctaatcttatgtgCTTAATACCTAAATGAAACATCTTGCACAGTGATGATATCAAGAGTGCAAATGACTCATTTTGCTGCAAACTTTTTCCAAACAGAGGGTTCCTCATATTCAATTGGTTTTCACTTTCAGATGTAAATAGACAATGTGCTACACTTGTTTTGAGGATTTGAAACAGAGTGTACAATATTTCCTTTACAATTTAATTATGTCTGGGTTTTTATAGTGTACACTGGCTTTAAACCTTTTGTACTATGTGTTATTAGAGCAAAGCCTGCAGGCTGCTTTGGAGCCACTCACCCACATAGTAGATCAGGAACATTGGTGCAAACAGGTGAGTGAGATCATCTTAAAAGACAATACCAAAAGCCACTTATAATTGGATGCAGGTACATTACAAATTTATTTTGGTAAAACAACAGAAATAGCAATTCTCCTCCTGTTTCTAAGTTAAACTGTCTgccccattccctttctcccctctcactctctggatTACCTCTTTAACTTTTCTGACTTGATCTCCAGGTCAATTTCCCATTTTACCAGCATCATGGATTACAGTGGGGTAATAGCTTCACGCCTGCAGCTTGCAAGCAGAATGGTCCTGAGCCCTGGGTTTACAATGGGTCATGCCTCAAAAAAGCAAGGGGCAGGTGGAGCAATGGTTCTGATGGCATCATGAGTGTTTTGGGAAATTCTTTGAAGATCCAATTGTGAGCATTCTCGTTGAAAGTGATAGCTGAATGACAAATGTTGAGGTATCAGGGTAAGGTGCTCTTCTGCTGTTAACAGTTTCTTGGTGGCACCAGCAGCCGTGAATTCATGATTCTCCAAAGAGAAAATACTTTTGAGTCTTGATCCAATACACACACTAACAACAATTCTTCATAACTGTTTCCTGGATAATGTCAACTGTCATGTATAACGATGCTTTGCAGTCAACTATCATGTGAATTTTAGTTAAGTGTTAATGATATCCCCATGTAAAAGCTAAGCGGTTAACATGACCATCCCTGATTCATAAACAGATTTCAACTTCCAAAAGAGTTCCGCAAACTATTTTCCACAAAAGCTATGCAGACACATAGTGGGTTTAAATTCCCTGATGTATATACATTGAGGAACACAGTGAATAGCAGACGTGCTTTAGTCACAACTCAGGCTACTTTACCCTTTAGATCTAAAGAAAATGGAGTGATAACATAAATGTGCGCCGATAAAAGGGCAGCAGATGGTAAAGTCATTTGTGAATGGAAGGTTTCAAACTGAAGCATCCTGTGATAAATAGCTCAAATGAAATAATTTCAGCTTTTTGTGGAAGTTCAATAAAGAAAAGTTATTATTTGCTAAGCTTAGCTACTGCAGGTAATTAAGGGACCAAGGTCACTTATTCAGCAGTCATCAATAAAACTTTAATCTTTATGGTTTCAGATAGACACATGAAGCCAGGTCACTAACGGGAACAACAGGCATTTGAAGCAGAGTTTTGCACTGGATGCATCCTGTAAGGACGCAAGAACTATTTTTGAGGAAAACCTTTTGAGTTTCACAATGGCTAACACTGCCATGCAATTAGTAGCTTTGATCGTATGCATAATCGGCATGGTTGGGACATTGTCAGCTACTATTATGCCCCACTGGAGGATCACGGCACACATTGGAGCAAATGTCGTAACTGCTATTGTCTACATGAAAGGGCTGTGGTGGGAATGTGCCATGTTCAGCACTGGTGTTTTCCAATGTGATACATATAACTCCGTCCTAGAACTGCCGGCAGACCTGCAAACTGCCCGTGCCATGATGGTCACCTCAGTTTCTGTCTCATTACTGGCTATAACAATCTCTGTGATTGGCATGAAATGCACAGTGTGTGCCAAGGATTCTCCAATAAAAGACAAGATTGCTGGCACCGGAGGAGTTTTCTTTATCATAGCTGGCCTAGCAGGATTGGTGCCAGTGGCATGGACAATGAATGGAGTGATACTGAATTTCAACAATCCATTGATTCCTGGTGACCTCAAGTTTGAGATTGGTGAGTCTTTGTACCTTGGGGTCGTTGCCGCGATGCTGTCCATCATTGGAGGAGTCATGCTGTCCCTGTCATTTGTAGGTAGGAGAACTGAGCCCTACAGTAGACGACCAATGTCCTACCAGAATCCTGCAGCCAACCGCTCTGCACCTGCTCCATCAGCTGCATCTGTTCAGTCAAAAGCAGCAAAATCGGAATTCAACTCCTACAATCTGACTGGTTATGTGTAGATTCCATCTGTGTGTTCAGTGGCATGTTTGGGCCACAATAGAATTACTTCATACCATAATTATAAAGATTGTTCTTTATGACAGAATAGCACTGTTTGAGGGAATAATTTATGTAATTCTGTGGTGAAGCAATAAGTTTAAATATCCTTCCAACCATCTAGAATACATCTGATTGTGTAAAATTTCACGAATAAGATTTTCAATCTCACAGCTTTTGATCCTGTAAAAGGTAATTTACTAGGATCGCGGTATAATTTGTTAGTTAGAATTAAACAATGTCATAGTACTTGTTTCTTCCTTCAGATCTGGCTTTTACAGCAAAAATAACCTTAGGGGAGGAATTGCTGAGTAAACAACACGACAACCTGAACATCTCAGAATTATCTTTACTGTCGGTGAAAAGATTGTCACAGCTTGACTTTAGTGTCATTTTTCCACAGGAGAAAATGGATTTAGGCTATCTTTGTGGAGGTATTTTATTGCAGAGCTGGGGTTTTAACTGGGGAAGTGGGAATTCCGGGCACAACTTTTGAGGAATTACTGAAGAGATCGAAAGAAAATTCCAGTGTTGCTGGTGTTACTTGGTCACCAATCTTGGTGATCTTCCTGGAGGTACCCTGTTCAAGAAGCTGTCTGTGGAAGCACCATATACCAAAGATGAAGTCTAGACAAAGTATCCAAATGGCCGATGGGGGTGACTCACAGAATTGTCCTACTGGCAACAATGCTGCAAGAGATGGAGGTGTCCTTTGAAAATGTCTGAAACTTTACAAAGTATTGGTAACCACAGCTGCCAGACTATCATTGTAGAGAGTGACAGGGATAGATAAAGGTAGACTCACTGGCCCATAATCACCGGCTATCAGGAGGCTGACTCCAGGGACCTGTAGGAAATTTCCCACAGCCTGGGTCCTGGTACCATTAATACAATCACAGCAGCACCCCAGACTCGTCATTTGTAGCTTCCTGTGTCTCTGGTGGGTGCAGTTAGAGGTGGAAACACAATGGGTGAACGACCCAGGTTACTCAGCACATGCTCCCTCAAACGTGCATTATTCCAAAGCCACTTCAGTGTGGATTGTAGGATACCGCCCATTGAGTCCAATTCACAATAGTTATGACAATATATGCATATGGAAGTAAAAAGTTAGCATCATGTTGTAACAGCACCCGTCATCCTCAAAGACAGTGAACAGAATTCAACCCAGTTTACACAGGATAGGGAAGTTACAGCTTTCTGCTCCACGGGTGAAAGTGAGAGGCAACCCTCAGAGGATTATGGGCATTAGTCCCAGGCCACAGAACACATTACATTAACCCACCCACCAAGACCTATGGTGGGAGAAGAACATAagaatgaggagcaggagtaggccatctggcccttcgcgcctggtctgccattcaataagaccatggctgatcttttggtggcttcagctccacttatcttccctctcactgtaacctcaaTTCTGCTATTGTTCAAAAAATGATCtcttagctttaaaagcatttactgaggaagcttCAACCACTTCATTAGGCATggaattccatacattcacaacactctgggtgaagaagttccttctcaattctgtcccaaatctactccccctaattttgtgactatgccctcttgtcctagtttcacctgctagtgtaaacatcctctctacttctatctcatctgttcccttcacatttttatgtttctataaatcCCACCTCccaatcttctaaattccaatgaatataatctgagtctactcagtctctcctcataagcaaacctcctcaactctggaatcaactgagtgaacctcctctgcatcccttCTAGTGCTAGTGCatcttttctcaagtaaggagaccaaaactgtagcAGTATCTCCAGGTATGACCTCAGCAGCACCTGaggcagctgcaacataacctctccaattttaaactcaatccctttggcaatgaaggacaaaattccatttgtgtTCAAAATTCCTTGTTGCATCTGCAGACCAATCTTCTGTGATAAGATAAAATGCATAAGGACACCCAGgttcctctgcacagcagcatgctgtaattttttttaccattcaaatagtAGTCCTTTTTACAAAATTGATGACattacatttattaacattgtactccatcagccagacttttgcccactcacttaaactatctatgtccctctgcaaagtttcacagtcctctgaacACTTTGcactaccactcatcttagtgtcatctgcaaactttggcaCACTACACATGGTCAcaaactccaaatcatctgtgtaAACTTTACACAATTGCAGTACCAATGCTGATCCCTGAAGCACACTACTAGTCACTGATCACAgaaaagcactcatttatccccactcgtTGCTTCCTGTTAGCTATCAATTCCTCTGTCCATGCTAATACGTTGCCCACAATGCTGTGCACCTTTATTTTATACAGCAGCTTTTTTTGCAGGACCTTGTTGAAtcccttttggaaatctagataaaCCACATCTACTAGGTTCTGGTTGTCCATTGTGCTCacaatgtcttcatagaattccagtagatgAATTAAGCATGACTTGCCATTCATTAACCGATGTTGTattctgtccaatgggacaatttctgtcaagatgtcttgctatttcttccttggtaATAGATTGActcattttccccactacagaactTACTCtatctggtctatagttccccataTTTTGTCTACctcttttttaaacagtggcatcaaatttgctgttttccaatctgcagagtccagtgaattttggaaaattaccacaagtgcatttGTTACTTCTCCTGCCATATTTACTACCCTggtgcattccatcagggccatgAAACTTGGCAACCTTTAGAGTCGAGattgtgatgctggaaaatcacagcaggtcaggcagcatccaaggagcaggagtatcgcattttgggcataagcctttcattgggactgaaacgttgattcttctgcacctcggatgctgcctgcagtcttcactctctcctccctgtctACCTTCAGCTCCATTAACTTGCCAAATACAACATCTTTCGTGGTAATGATTacttccaggtcctcacctaccttcgccTCCTTGTCAACTACTGGGAAGACTCTGCTGGGAAGACTAACACAAAATACCTGTGCAATGCCTTGGCTATTTCCTCATTATAACTCTATAAATCCCCCTTCTCACTCTCTAAAGAATCAATGCTTAACTgagccactctttttcattttatataattATAGAAActttttgctatctgtctttgtaTTCTAAGCTAGTTTACTGTCATAATCTATCTTACTTTTGTTTTGTGgcttctgttgacctttaaaattTTCCCAATCTTTAAGTTTCCCATTGGTCtttgccactttgtatgccttctcttttcATTTGATAGCCTCTCTTATTTTGTTCGAGacaagaaactgcagatgctggaatccgagGTAGACagccaggaggctggaagagcacagcaagccaaacagcatcaggagatggagaggttgacatttcaggtcctaaagaagggttacaacaaaaacattgacttctccacctcctgatgctgcctggcttgctgtgctcttccaggctcctgcttctcttattttcttagacacccatggcagattaccccttttcttacagttattccttttcactggtatatacttttgctgagcactttgaaaaaaaattgctttgaaagtctcCCACTGTTTGTCAACTGTCCAACTATATAACCAGTAACCAGTCCACTTTAGCCAACTTTTCcgtcatcctattgtagtctcctttgtttaagcacaggaccctggtattggattttatcttcacgtttccatctgtattctaaattcaaccataaaGTGATTGCACCTTCCAAGTGGATCCCTAAATATaagatcattaattattcctgtctcattacacaagAACAGATCTAGGATAGTTTGCTCCCTCATTAGTTTCAtcacatactgttcaagaaaactatcatggatacacacGATGAACTCCTCCTCAAGACTACCCTGACTAACTTGGTTCGACCAACTAAAATCCCTCATGATAAATTGTTGGACATTTTTAAAGGCATTAGTTATTTTTTGCTTATTGCTtgccccaatgtgatgttattatttggtggcctatagactaCGTCTATCAATGACCTTTTCTTCTTAGGATGATTAATTTCCACTCAAATGATTCAACCCTATTCTCCATAGAACGTATATCATCACCAACCACTGCTCTCATGTCATCCTTAAATATCAGAGATACACCACCTTCCTTATCTTCCTGTCATTCTGAATAGTCTGATACCCAGGGTATTTAACTCCCAGTCATCCTGCAACCTTGTCTCCATAATGGCTGCTAAATCATATTCATTTgtgatgatttgtgccattaactcATCTACCTTGCTTTGAATGCTGCAAGCATGAGAATATGAGAAGAAAGCTGATATTGCAAATTGAAGACCATCTTTCTAGCTTACTAAAGTTCCCTTTCTTTCAGAGTTTCGTTTTGCCTCTCCTGAATTAATTTTTGATCTCCTCCTTATTTAGTAGATTAACCAATCAACTTTTCAGAAAAAAATTCCCATTTATCACTGTTTTCATGACATTAAATTCATATTCCCAGTTactggttgaatttgaatttataAACTTTATATTTTTGTGTGGATTGTTTTACATTCCATATAATATATATACTACTGTGAATCATATAGCCTGATGCATTACACACCCAACTCCACTTCTGAGGTCTAGGAAGTATTGTCAGATGCTGAAGAGCCAGTGTAACAGCTCCATAGTTAGTGTTCCTTTCCTATCTACCCAAGTACAAAAAAACAACAAAATCCAATAATTGGATCAGATTAACTTTAAAGGTGAATTTGCAAGTAATATTATGATGAACAGTAAAAGCTTCTTAAAATATATAAAAATGAGGAAAGAGGCCCCATTTAACATATGCTCCTTAGAGAACAAGGCTGTGGAAATAACAGTAGGTAAACAGGaaatggaagtgcaggtgaataaATTCTTTGTAACTAGTTTCACAGTAGAAGGCCCTAATAGCATTCCGAAAACACAAAATAATCAAGTGGCCAAAGTGGGAGAGGCAATAATTGCAATAACAATCACTCGAGGAAATGTGCTTGGGAAAGTAATGGGGCTAAACACAGGTAGGCTCCTTGGACCTGATGGGACATTatagaacatttttaaaaagtaactaCAGAGATAATGGATACACGAGTCATAATTTTCCAAGAATCTTTAGATTCTATAAAAATTTGATATGATTGTAAAATAGCCAATGTAGCatctttatttaaaaagggaaccAACAAAAACAGTTAGACAGATTAGTTTAACATCTGTTATTtggaaaatgttagaatctattataaaggagtGCATTTAGAATTACTAATATGATCAAGCATGGCATCACAAAGGATAAATTATGCATTACACATTTATTACAATTCTTTGAATAGGTAAAAGTGGGATTGATAACaattaatatatttggattttaaagGCATGTAATAAGGTTAGGCTACTTAATAAAACAAGAGCCCTTTGGCTTGGCGGTAGCATATTGGCATGGATGAAGGACTGTCTAACTAATAGAAGACTAAGAATTTGGAAGGGTGTGAGGACAATATCATAATAGTAACCTGTAATTAGTGGAATGTCACAGGGATCAGCACTGGGTCCACAATTAGTTACAatacatattaatgacttggatgatgaaggAGATTGTAACTGTAaccaagtttgcagaagacatggACATCAATGGGAAAGCAAAGGCTGAGGATGATCAAAGAGTCCATAGCAGAATGTAAATAGGCTAagcaagtgggcaaaaacttggcataGCCAaagtaatgtgggaaaatgtgatttTATCCACTTAGCAGGAGGAAATGAGGAGCTAAATATTGttcaaatggagaaagactgcacaAAGCTACAATGCAGAGAGATTTGGGAGCTGTCATGCACAAATTGTAAATAGCAAACAGAAACTTCAGTTGTTATTGAGAAAGCAAACAGATCgatgacctttatttcaaagggtgtagattataaaagGAGTGAGGctttgctaaaactgtacaagtCACAGGTCAGATCACAACTTGGGTACTTTGAACAGTTTTGGACCCCTTGTTGAAGGAAAGATATACTAGCATTGGGGGCagtccagggaaggttcactaaGTCAATCCCAGGTATGGAGAGACTGTCTGATGAAGGAAGAGTGAATAGGTTGGATctttactcattggagtttagaaaagtaaaaggtgacctaattgaaacatacaaggttTCTGAGGTGCTCTCTAGGGTCAATGCAGAGAGGTTCTTtaccttgtgggagagtctaagatcagagggcatcatctcagagtaagaggtcacccatttaaaacacagatgaggaggaatttcttttctcaggctagtgaatctgtagaattgtTCACCACAGAGCACTGTAGAGGTTGGGACCTCAAGTATAATCAAGGCTGAGATATACAGATTTTGGATGAGTCAAGGAATTAGAGTTATAGGGAAAAGACAGCAAAGTGGAATTGCTATGATCAGATCTGTTATagtctgattgaatggcagagcaggctcaatagattgaatggccttcttctgctccTTTGCCTTATGGTTTTATTTCAGTAAATGgtttgatttttattttcctaATTTTGAAGATCTTATGTTCTTTTAACATGGAACTCTGAAATACCACCTTAACAAATGTTAAAATCAAGGGAATCTCATGACAAATCATAAAACGGCATTTATAATTGTTAATTTAAATGTAGTTTTGCTTTGTTATAATACAAAAGAATGactaattttaaaaattatataaTATTTGATTATTGTAGTAGATATCAATTATCTTAAGCAAACTACCTACGTTATTATTCATACTGTGAAGCAGGTGTATAACATAATTGTGTGTTATTGGAAAGTAACCAAGCTACCTTATTCATCACTGTTTGTATCTTATCACAATAATATTATTCACACAATAAAAATGACATTGTAGTATTTCCCAATAGTTAAGTGTGTAATTGAATGGTATTTACAGTACAGAATTATGCAGGTCAACTAGACAATCCCTTCTCTGGAGTGATTTATCTGATCTGAAATGTTAGCTGTTAATTAGCTTGCAATTGTTTTACCTGATTTCTGATACTGCTTGTGATATGCATTCTCTATTTTagacaaaattttaaaaatccatcaaTCAAGTTTTTTTCTAATAAACACCAAATTGTTGAATGTTGGTAAAACAAACCTTATTCAATGAAGGTGTAAAACTCATTAACACAATTAG of the Chiloscyllium punctatum isolate Juve2018m chromosome 25, sChiPun1.3, whole genome shotgun sequence genome contains:
- the LOC140495661 gene encoding claudin-2-like, which translates into the protein MANTAMQLVALIVCIIGMVGTLSATIMPHWRITAHIGANVVTAIVYMKGLWWECAMFSTGVFQCDTYNSVLELPADLQTARAMMVTSVSVSLLAITISVIGMKCTVCAKDSPIKDKIAGTGGVFFIIAGLAGLVPVAWTMNGVILNFNNPLIPGDLKFEIGESLYLGVVAAMLSIIGGVMLSLSFVGRRTEPYSRRPMSYQNPAANRSAPAPSAASVQSKAAKSEFNSYNLTGYV